A stretch of Podospora bellae-mahoneyi strain CBS 112042 chromosome 5, whole genome shotgun sequence DNA encodes these proteins:
- the agn1_1 gene encoding Glucan endo-1,3-alpha-glucosidase agn1 (EggNog:ENOG503NYQJ; COG:G), producing the protein MPVALANVPAWIVARIAVVTIMTVVVASVAANLDASVGNVPPIADLRPGGGNDDNPSCTSRSAIVHTTVHCRLYSTSTKLTMETTCTSTESSTTSGCMKPARTTTYTSSNCPRRASYTPPWFDYTGALPTPGGPGWNVYTWVTGKTSTKPTAPTPTSNPNTKPLTRGPINCFKESDFPGHADLQPGDQDRDAPIMLRKTDSKGVSYDFRVEWVAGCVTTVKRQSFGFPLGMSQSWITAYLLVRENYTKGE; encoded by the exons ATGCCTGTGGCGTTGGCGAATGTTCCCGCATGGATTGTTGCAAGAATTGCGGTCGTGACAATCatgacggtggtggtagcATCGGTGGCGGCGAACTTGGATGCATCGGTTGGAAATGTGCCCCCAATAGCGGACCTCCGCCCGGGCGGAGGCAATGACGACAACCCGTCTTGCACCTCTCGAAGCGCCATTGTCCATACAACAGTCCACTGCAGACTCTATTCGACCtccaccaagctcaccatGGAGACCACCTGCACATCCACCGAATCCTCTACTACCTCTGGCTGCATGAAGCCCGCAAGAACGACAACATACACATCTTCCAACTGCCCCCGAAGAGCATCTTATACGCCGCCGTGGTTTGATTACACAGGGGCGCTGCCGACTCCCGGTGGGCCTGGATGGAATGTGTACACGTGGGTTACGGGGAAGACCTCGACCAAACCGACGGCTCCTACCCCTACCTCCAACCCAAATACCAAGCCCCTGACGAGAGGTCCAATCAACTGCTTCAAGGAAAGTGACTTTCCAGGCCACGCAGATCTTCAGCCCGGTGATCAGGATCG GGATGCCCCGATTATGCTTCGCAAAACGGATAGCAAAGGGGTGAGCTATGACTTTCGTGTTGAGTGGGTGGCCGGGTGTGTTACTACTGTGAAGAGGCAGAGTTTTGGTTTCCCGCTGGGGATGTCGCAGAGTTGGATCACTGCTTatttgttggtgagggagaatTATACCAAGGGTGA GTAA
- the agn1_2 gene encoding Glucan endo-1,3-alpha-glucosidase agn1 (EggNog:ENOG503NYQJ; COG:G): MVTTITFPDNTMTRIPVFNINITQAAVDKVLVHARDHSANLELDLDYLLNYIDPDAINNSLAAHNYHPQDQS; encoded by the exons AtggtcaccaccatcaccttccCAGACAACACTATGACAAGAATTCCTGttttcaacatcaacatcactcAGGCCGCCGTGGACAAAGTC TTAGTCCACGCTAGGGATCACAGTGCCAACCTggagcttgaccttgatTACCTACTCAATTACATCGACCCCGACGCCATCAACAATTCCCTGGCCGCCCATAACTACCACCCACAAGACCAAAGTTAG
- a CDS encoding hypothetical protein (EggNog:ENOG503P4GU), which translates to MLDQHDLFTADGITRDYHELALITSPCLHAIWLEDYDGKLSPEQESNTALIGRQLDTLDQILTTEGLAPNLREIRLDYIHVDHIPSSYLQPCPYCSSWLPEDIGPRGARKQQVAIQHLELSCRIDPHRIMGFYIQRWAQLIDLSSLQTLMHTAPVAPFALNKLLSLHLPALKTLSFRCWRRPDAVYFEKVKRFLARLPRLQALAIRGWDWTKASLADDFSSTSNDDEVGRTCHSTVRSLWLDHRTDMQVPFARASLISLPRLHACAHYILESTPFPYRFGVPKVTEIRSQETRLLVPPSHD; encoded by the exons ATGCTGGATCAACACGACTTGTTCACGGCTGACGGGATCACTCGCGACTATCACGAGCTGGCGCTCATCACATCACCTTGCCTTCATGCGATCTGGCTGGAAGACTACGATGGCAAGCTTTCGCCGGAGCAGGAGAGCAACACCGCCTTAATAGGACGTCAGCTAGATACACTTGACCAAATTCTCACGACAGAGGGCCTCGCACCCAATTTGCGCGAGATCCGCTTGGATTATATCCATGTTGACCATATACCCTCATCATACCTTCAACCCTGCCCCTATTGCTCCAGCTGGCTTCCGGAAGATATAGGACCAAGGGGCGCCAGGAAGCAGCAAGTCGCCATCCAACACTTGGAGCTGAGCTGCCGTATTGACCCTCACAGAATCATGGGCTTTTATATCCAGCGCTGGGCTCAGCTTATTGATCTGAGCAGTCTTCAAACCCTTATGCATACGGCACCAGTGGCCCCATTTGCTCTCAACAAATTATTATCTTTGCACCTCCCAGCCCTGAAGACCCTAAGCTttcgttgttggaggagaccAGACGCGGTATACTTCGAAAAGGTGAAGCGCTTCCTCGCGCGCTTGCCGCGCCTCCAGGCGCTTGCAATTAGGGGCTGGGACTGGACAAAAGCTTCGCTCGCAGACGATTTCAGCAGCA CGTCTAATGACGATGAAGTCGGTCGAACTTGTCATAGCACCGTCCGATCACTCTGGCTCGACCATCGCACAGATATGCAGGTACCCTTTGCGAGGGCATCGCTCATATCACTTCCGAGATTGCACGCCTGCGCGCACTATATCCTCGAATCAACACCCTTTCCCTATCGATTCGGCGTTCCAAAGGTGACAGAGATAAGGTCGCAAGAAACAAGGTTATTAGTTCCACCTTCCCATGACTAA